Proteins encoded in a region of the Calypte anna isolate BGI_N300 chromosome 15, bCalAnn1_v1.p, whole genome shotgun sequence genome:
- the GSC2 gene encoding homeobox protein goosecoid-2: protein MSSEPVMDTESSRRGLKKPCPFSIEDILSSPPEKSPQVLVPLCLRGILECGPKGVCELEPIPAGSLREEEEEEELEGGGCNCCCCSHTGARSLQESSSWLDTRFPWPMRLLHSAVRVCRSPQGNPTELQNFHQIQRRTRRHRTIFTEEQLQALETLFLQNQYPDVITREHLANRIHLKEERVEVWFKNRRAKWRHQKRASASALILQGTKKPPGNSS, encoded by the exons ATGTCATCAGAGCCAGTGATGGACAcggagagcagcaggagaggccTGAAGAAGCCATGTCCATTCAGCATTGAGGACATCCTCTCCAGCCCACCAGAGAAGAGCCCCCAAGTCCTGGTCCCACTGTGCCTGCGGGGCATCTTGGAGTGTGGTCCCAAGGGGGTGTGTGAGCTGGAGCCCATCCCAGCGGGTTCCCTacgggaggaggaggaggaggaggagctggaagggggaGGTTgtaactgctgctgctgttcccacaCCGGTGCCCGCTCCCTGCAGGAGTCCTCGAGTTGGCTGG ACACCCGCTTCCCCTGGCCCATGAGGCTCCTCCACTCGGCAGTCAGGGTCTGTAGAAGTCCCCAGGGGAACCCGACCGAGCTGCAGAATTTCCACCAGATCCAGCGCCGGACCCGCCGGCACAGAACCATATtcactgaggagcagctgcaggcCCTGGAGACACTTTTCCTCCAGAACCAGTACCCGGACGTCATCACCCGCGAGCACCTGGCCAACCGGATCCACCTGAAGGAGGAGAGGGTGGAG GTTTGGTTTAAAAACCGTCGGGCCAAGTGGCGGCATCAGAAAAGGGCATCTGCTTCAGCTCTGATCCTTCAAGGCACCAAGAAGCCCCCCGGGAACAGCTCTTAG